One genomic region from Streptomyces sp. NBC_00457 encodes:
- a CDS encoding MaoC family dehydratase, translating to MTAKISYEDVEVGTELPAQSFPVTRATLVRYAGASGDFNPIHWNEKFAKEVGLPDVIAHGMFTMAEAIRVVTDWTGDPAAVVEYGVRFTRPVVVPNDDQGATIEVAGKVAAKLDDDTVRVDLTVTSAGQKVLGMSRAVVRLA from the coding sequence GTGACCGCGAAGATCTCGTACGAGGACGTGGAGGTCGGCACCGAGCTGCCGGCCCAGTCCTTTCCCGTGACCCGCGCCACCCTCGTTCGGTACGCGGGCGCCTCCGGGGACTTCAACCCGATCCACTGGAACGAGAAGTTCGCCAAGGAGGTCGGGCTGCCGGACGTCATCGCGCACGGCATGTTCACCATGGCCGAGGCGATCCGCGTGGTCACCGACTGGACCGGCGACCCGGCCGCGGTCGTCGAGTACGGCGTCCGCTTCACCCGCCCCGTCGTCGTCCCGAACGACGACCAGGGCGCCACGATCGAGGTCGCCGGCAAGGTCGCGGCCAAGCTCGACGACGACACGGTCCGCGTCGACCTGACCGTCACGAGCGCGGGGCAGAAGGTGCTGGGGATGTCACGGGCGGTCGTCCGGCTGGCCTGA
- a CDS encoding NAD(P)-dependent oxidoreductase has translation MNLTVFGATGGIGQEIVRQALTAGHQVTAVVRDPARLAVTGAGLEVFRADMTDPEALRPAVSGRDAVLSGLGARSRKDAGVAARLTRTVLRAMEAEGTRRLLVVSAAPLGPAPEGDGPLDRAARGLVSAILKDVYDDLREMEAELTRSAVDWTSVRPPRLQDKPLTGRYRTVVGGTPAKGRFIGRADVAHAMLAMTDEAGTVKQGVGVAY, from the coding sequence ATGAACCTCACGGTTTTCGGTGCCACCGGCGGCATCGGGCAGGAGATCGTCCGGCAGGCGCTGACCGCCGGGCACCAGGTGACGGCGGTCGTACGGGATCCCGCGCGGCTTGCGGTGACGGGCGCGGGCCTGGAGGTGTTCCGGGCGGACATGACCGACCCGGAAGCGCTGCGCCCCGCGGTGTCCGGCCGGGACGCGGTCCTTTCGGGACTCGGCGCGCGCAGCCGTAAGGACGCCGGTGTCGCCGCCCGTCTCACGCGCACGGTGCTGCGGGCCATGGAGGCGGAGGGCACGCGGCGGCTGCTGGTGGTGAGCGCGGCTCCGCTCGGGCCCGCGCCGGAGGGGGACGGCCCCCTCGATCGCGCCGCGCGCGGTCTGGTCTCCGCGATCCTCAAGGACGTCTACGACGACCTCAGGGAGATGGAGGCGGAGCTCACCCGCAGCGCGGTCGACTGGACCTCGGTGCGACCGCCCCGGCTCCAGGACAAACCGCTCACCGGCAGGTACCGCACGGTCGTCGGCGGGACTCCGGCCAAGGGCCGCTTCATCGGCCGCGCGGACGTGGCCCACGCGATGCTGGCAATGACGGACGAGGCGGGGACGGTGAAGCAGGGGGTGGGTGTCGCCTACTGA
- a CDS encoding UDP-N-acetylmuramate dehydrogenase yields the protein MQELHDAPLAPLTTFRLGGPATRLVTATTDAEVVAVVREADDNGTPLLLIGGGSNLVIGDKGFDGTALRIATQGFELTGTTLELAAGEVWTDAVARTVEAGLAGIECLAGIPGSAGATPIQNVGAYGQEVSSTITEVVAYDRTTRETVTLHNTDCAFSYRHSRFKADPERYVVLRVRLQLEDADGLSAPVKYAETARALGVDPGDRVPLTAARETVLKLRTGKGMVLDPEDHDTWSAGSFFTNPILTDAEFAEFHARVHARLGDGVEPPAYPAGDGHTKTSAAWLIDKAGFTKGYGTGPARISTKHTLALTNRGEANTEDLLALAREVVTGVREAFGITLVNEPVTVGVTL from the coding sequence GTGCAGGAACTCCACGACGCCCCCCTCGCCCCCCTGACCACCTTCCGGCTGGGCGGCCCCGCCACCCGCCTGGTCACCGCGACGACCGACGCCGAGGTGGTCGCCGTCGTACGGGAAGCCGACGACAACGGAACGCCCCTGCTGCTCATCGGCGGCGGCTCGAACCTGGTCATCGGCGACAAGGGCTTCGACGGCACGGCCCTGCGCATCGCCACCCAAGGCTTCGAACTCACCGGCACCACGCTCGAACTGGCCGCCGGCGAGGTATGGACGGACGCAGTCGCCCGCACCGTAGAGGCCGGACTCGCCGGCATCGAGTGCCTGGCCGGCATCCCCGGCTCGGCAGGCGCGACCCCGATCCAGAACGTCGGCGCGTACGGCCAGGAGGTCTCCTCGACGATCACCGAGGTCGTCGCCTACGACCGAACGACCCGCGAGACGGTCACCCTCCACAACACCGACTGCGCCTTCTCGTACCGTCACAGCCGCTTCAAGGCCGACCCCGAGCGCTACGTCGTCCTGCGCGTCCGCCTCCAACTGGAGGACGCCGACGGCCTCTCCGCGCCCGTCAAGTACGCCGAGACGGCCCGCGCGCTCGGCGTCGACCCCGGCGACCGCGTGCCCCTCACCGCCGCCCGTGAGACCGTGCTCAAGCTCCGCACCGGCAAGGGCATGGTCCTGGACCCCGAGGACCACGACACCTGGTCCGCCGGCTCCTTCTTCACCAACCCGATCCTCACCGACGCGGAGTTCGCCGAGTTCCACGCGCGCGTGCACGCCCGGCTCGGCGACGGCGTGGAGCCGCCCGCCTATCCCGCGGGCGACGGCCACACCAAGACCTCCGCCGCCTGGCTGATCGACAAGGCCGGCTTCACCAAGGGCTACGGCACCGGCCCGGCCCGCATCTCCACCAAGCACACCCTCGCCCTCACCAACCGCGGCGAGGCGAACACCGAGGACCTGCTGGCGCTCGCCCGTGAGGTCGTCACCGGTGTCCGCGAGGCCTTCGGGATCACGCTGGTCAACGAACCGGTGACCGTGGGCGTGACCTTGTAA
- the rpmG gene encoding 50S ribosomal protein L33, with translation MAATDVRPKITLACVECKERNYITKKNRRNNPDRLEMKKHCPRCNAHTAHRETR, from the coding sequence GTGGCTGCCACCGACGTCCGCCCGAAGATCACGCTGGCCTGCGTGGAGTGCAAGGAGCGGAACTACATCACCAAGAAGAACCGGCGTAACAACCCGGACCGACTGGAGATGAAGAAGCACTGCCCGCGTTGCAACGCGCACACCGCGCACCGCGAAACGCGATAA
- a CDS encoding MaoC family dehydratase N-terminal domain-containing protein gives MALDQSFVGRTYPPTDPYEVGREKIREFAEAVGDTNPAYTDPEAAKALGHADVIAPPTFVFSITFKAAGQVTADPQLGLDYSRVVHGDQKFSYVRPVRAGDRLTVTSTIEAIKSMAGNDILDIRGEVHDEAGEHVVTAWTKLVARAAEGD, from the coding sequence ATGGCGCTCGACCAGTCCTTCGTGGGGCGGACCTATCCGCCCACCGATCCCTATGAGGTGGGCCGGGAGAAGATCCGCGAGTTCGCGGAGGCCGTGGGGGACACCAACCCGGCGTACACGGACCCGGAGGCCGCCAAGGCGCTGGGTCACGCCGATGTGATCGCCCCGCCGACCTTCGTCTTCTCGATCACCTTCAAGGCCGCGGGACAGGTCACCGCCGACCCCCAACTGGGCCTGGACTACAGCCGGGTGGTGCACGGCGACCAGAAGTTCTCCTACGTCCGCCCGGTGCGCGCCGGCGACCGGCTCACGGTCACGTCCACCATCGAGGCGATCAAGTCCATGGCGGGCAACGACATCCTGGACATCCGCGGCGAGGTCCACGACGAGGCGGGCGAGCACGTCGTCACCGCCTGGACCAAGCTCGTGGCGCGCGCCGCAGAGGGGGACTGA